Proteins from one Puntigrus tetrazona isolate hp1 unplaced genomic scaffold, ASM1883169v1 S000000746, whole genome shotgun sequence genomic window:
- the slc39a4 gene encoding zinc transporter ZIP4, with the protein MEARGVLVVCFICLCAFIGARGDKKDVFAKVVDLVAPGEEFLTEDALLSVFEGLENRVQCSGVSCGKCLSVDHLSQLLGNFSSSQGLQMEDFFSVAPACCLFLSAPLETCRAVREGRWGQETHRFIETIYGHEHDLNHTGDHPPHGDGGEHEGLEEMFLQMEKYYQPHTHEPCLTLKDILDESGHQELDAVMGNVLYHALRGDCMKTQHLPEQQYFLDYIFGRFGSDDLTLRDFEGLLKALSLGGEEHGHEDHEDEEHQHRRSRPEPTPRTNSSWDTACFSAEDLLRIHRLNSSSLTRDQLTQISPALIQQVLSGGCSEISPEPLSPDSLTTAERYGYATLANLIICLMAMFGIVVLLFSACTRVFELCIQFCISLAVGSLTGDALLHLLPAFLGLHVHEDGLDHDHAGDSFDHVYKLLVLLAGIYFFFLMESVFSIVTRRGHRHSHDEEESDVHHCDHGKVLQMFQREKQSKHSNSQADLVDAEKTEKFFLEPAGLKREQRLLPYMITIGDGIHNFADGLALGAAFSISWRSGLATSLAVLCHELPHELGDFAILLHCGLSVKQALLLNVGSSLTSFVGLYIALSISAETVAKEWISAVTAGLFLYVGLADMLPSLVHVDTKRPWLVFFLQNLGLLSGWGILLLLSFYEDQIGL; encoded by the exons ATGGAGGCTAGAGGTGTTCTAGTTGTGTGTTTCATCTGCCTGTGCGCGTTCATCGGCGCGCGTGGCGACAAAAAGGACGTTTTCGCGAAAGTTGTGGATTTGGTGGCTCCAGGTGAAGAGTTCCTCACAGAAGATGCTCTCCTGTCGGTGTTCGAAGGGCTGGAGAACCGTGTGCAGTGCTCCGGTGTGTCGTGTGGAAAG TGTCTTTCAGTGGATCATCTCTCGCAGCTGCTGGGGAACTTCAGCAGCTCTCAGGGGCTCCAGATGGAGGATTTCTTCAGCGTGGCCCCCGCGTGCTGTCTGTTCCTCAGCGCTCCTCTGGAGACCTGCAGGGCCGTACGGGAGGGCCGCTGGGGCCAAGAAACACATCGCTTCATCGAAACCATCTACGGCCACGAGCATGACCTCAACCATACCGGCGATCATCCTCCTCACGGAGACGGCGGGGAGCATGAGGGCTTGGAGGAGATGTTTCTCCAGATGGAGAAATACTATCAGCCCCACACACATGAG CCCTGTCTCACGCTGAAGGACATCTTGGACGAGAGCGGTCATCAGGAGCTGGACGCCGTGATGGGGAACGTCCTCTATCACGCTCTGCGTGGAGACTGCATGAAAACACAGCACCTCCCCGAGCAGCAGTACTTCCTGGATTACATCTTCGGCCGCTTCGGCTCGGATGATCTCACGCTTCGGG ATTTTGAAGGGCTTCTAAAGGCTTTAAGCCTGGGTGGAGAGGAACACGGGCATGAAGATCATGAGGATGAGGAGCACCAGCACAGACGGAGTCGTCCGGAGCCAACGCCTCGCACCAACAGCAGCTGGGACACG GCCTGTTTCAGCGCCGAGGACCTGTTGAGGATTCACCGGCTGAACTCCTCATCGCTGACCAGGGATCAGCTGACGCAGATCAGCCCCGCTCTGATTCAGCAGGTCCTCAGCGGAGGCTGTTCTGAGATCAGTCCTGAACCCCTCAGCCCGGATTCCCTCACCACAGCTGAGA GATATGGATACGCCACGCTGGCCAACCTCATCATCTGTCTGATGGCCATGTTTGGGATCGTGGTGCTGCTGTTCTCGGCGTGCACGCGAGTGTTCGAGCTCTGCATCCAGTTCTGCATCAGTCTGGCCGTGGGCTCTCTGACGGGAGACGCTCTTCTGCATCTGCTGCCCGCG TTCTTAGGCCTCCACGTCCACGAGGACGGACTCGATCACGATCACGCCGGGGACAGCTTCGACCACGTCTACAAGCTGCTGGTGCTTCTTGCGGGCATCTACTTCTTCTTCCTGATGGAGAGCGTCTTCTCCATCGTCACTCGCAGAGGACACCGCCACAGTCACGATGAA GAGGAGTCTGACGTTCATCACTGTGATCACGGCAAAGTCCTGCAGATGTTCCAGCGAGAGAAACAAAGCAAGCACTCCAACTCACAGGCCGATCTG gTGGATGCCGAAAAAACTGAGAAGTTCTTCCTGGAACCTGCTGGCCTCAAAAGAG AGCAGCGTTTGCTTCCCTATATGATCACCATTGGAGACGGCATCCATAACTTTGCAGACGGTCTGGCGCTCGGAGCGGCGTTCTCCATCTCGTGGCGCTCCGGTCTGGCCACGTCTCTGGCCGTGCTCTGCCACGAGCTGCCGCATGAGTTAG GTGACTTTGCGATCCTGTTGCactgtggtctgtcggtcaagCAAGCTCTGCTGCTGAACGTGGGCAGCTCTCTCACCTCTTTCGTCGGTCTGTACATCGCTCTGTCCATCTCAGCAGAGACCGTCGCAAAGGAGTGGATTTCAGCCGTCACCGCCGGGCTCTTTCTGTACGTCGGTCTGGCAGACATG CTTCCTTCCCTGGTTCACGTGGACACTAAAAGACCTTGGCTGGTATTTTTCCTGCAGAATCTGGGACTTTTAAGCGGTTGGGGCATTTTGCTGCTCTTGTCCTTTTATGAAGACCAAATAGGGCTGTGA